One Streptomyces sp. RPA4-2 genomic window carries:
- a CDS encoding BTAD domain-containing putative transcriptional regulator yields MRFRILGPLEITSSAAAEPVRPRAAKIRAVLATLLVRANEIVSVDSLIDELWGEHPPRTATTTLQVYVSQLRKLLHTADPEYGRDALVTRPPGYALHLDPAQLDLTVFEELHHNGQKALLRGDHAAAADLQRRALQLWRAPLASDTPHGALLARTAVRLAEVRAAALEQRMRAELRLGHHQRLIGELHSAVAEMPMREEFHMLLMTALYRAGRQAEALRIFAQLRQTLVAELAIEPGQPLQLLHQRILSGDTELLHPAPLPRTSEESAPQDSGPETTPDTGRPGQVPLPGRTANRLPPRDPVFVGRSDELDRLGALLRDIPAGGCAAVAGAAGIGKTALAVAAGHELGDLFPDGRVFLEVGGPRQADPADLLTRLLQRLGVEGPLPAGVAGLRRVLDRLTEDRRILLILDGAESPDHIRALLPATAGSTALITCRRVPEGLTDRVLELDVLPQDEARRLFTAAAGRLIPQHGGETPVREIAALCEGLPLALRAAAARLASRPNWGPEMLAARLRGEQRRLAELSAAAPGFHDRLRSCYEETEPVLRRAFRLLGLVPVGPFDTRTAAAVLGEDVAKTGELLDSLVKAQLLRRVAGGPEHGTHHRMHPLWRLLALECLASESPAAEARAATARLAREFTGQLREADGHAERCGIHPLELFSRRQDGLVDVVRRCHAAGLWAQTVELADAMTGFLEARAAWDTWEACHALALEAARQQEDLAAEARLLRSLGDLAWQRRQLTAAGEFYERALLTADAAAAATERGRALVGLADLQLDAGGLEEAAALLSPALDAVADDPRGRYEAHRVLGLLALENVGADTAEAHFADCLGLATTLRDPRLESYAQRWLDRVQGQGHRPAGWSEIRPGVWRLAPCAN; encoded by the coding sequence ATGCGTTTTCGGATTCTGGGTCCTTTGGAGATCACCTCGTCCGCGGCGGCCGAACCGGTCCGGCCCCGGGCTGCCAAGATCCGTGCGGTGCTCGCGACCCTGCTGGTCAGGGCCAACGAGATCGTCTCGGTGGACAGTCTCATCGACGAGCTGTGGGGCGAGCACCCGCCGCGCACCGCGACGACCACCCTTCAGGTCTACGTCTCGCAGCTGCGCAAGCTGCTGCACACCGCCGACCCGGAGTACGGCCGGGACGCGTTGGTCACCCGCCCGCCCGGGTACGCGCTGCACCTGGATCCCGCGCAGCTCGATCTGACGGTGTTCGAGGAACTGCACCACAACGGCCAGAAGGCGCTGCTGCGCGGCGACCACGCCGCCGCCGCGGATCTGCAGCGCCGTGCGCTGCAGCTGTGGCGTGCCCCGCTGGCCTCCGACACCCCGCACGGCGCGCTGCTGGCCCGGACCGCGGTGCGGCTGGCCGAGGTCCGGGCCGCCGCCCTGGAGCAGCGCATGCGTGCCGAGCTGCGGCTCGGTCACCATCAGCGGCTGATCGGTGAACTCCACTCCGCCGTGGCCGAGATGCCGATGCGCGAGGAGTTCCACATGCTGCTGATGACGGCCCTGTACCGGGCCGGGCGGCAGGCGGAGGCGTTACGGATCTTCGCGCAGCTGCGCCAGACCCTCGTCGCGGAACTGGCCATCGAGCCGGGGCAGCCGCTCCAGCTGCTCCACCAGCGGATCCTGTCGGGCGACACGGAACTGCTGCACCCCGCCCCGCTCCCCCGCACGTCCGAGGAGAGCGCGCCGCAGGACAGCGGGCCCGAGACGACACCGGACACGGGCCGTCCCGGGCAGGTCCCGCTGCCCGGCCGGACAGCGAACCGGCTGCCCCCGCGCGACCCGGTGTTCGTCGGCCGCTCCGACGAACTGGACCGGCTGGGCGCCCTGTTGCGCGACATCCCGGCCGGCGGCTGTGCGGCGGTCGCCGGGGCGGCCGGCATCGGCAAGACCGCGCTCGCCGTCGCCGCCGGCCACGAGCTGGGCGACCTCTTCCCCGACGGCCGGGTCTTCCTCGAGGTGGGCGGTCCGCGGCAGGCCGACCCGGCGGACCTGCTGACCCGTCTGCTGCAGCGGCTCGGGGTGGAGGGACCGCTGCCCGCCGGCGTGGCCGGGCTGCGCCGCGTCCTGGACCGGCTGACCGAGGACCGGCGGATCCTGCTGATCCTGGACGGCGCCGAATCCCCCGACCACATACGGGCGTTGCTGCCGGCCACGGCGGGCAGCACGGCGCTGATCACGTGCCGGCGGGTGCCGGAGGGACTGACCGACCGGGTGCTGGAACTGGACGTGCTCCCCCAGGACGAGGCCCGCCGGCTGTTCACCGCGGCGGCCGGCCGCCTGATCCCGCAGCACGGCGGCGAGACACCGGTCCGCGAGATCGCCGCACTGTGCGAGGGGCTGCCGCTGGCACTGCGGGCGGCGGCGGCACGGCTGGCCTCCCGCCCCAACTGGGGCCCGGAGATGCTGGCCGCCCGGCTGCGCGGTGAACAGCGGCGGCTGGCGGAACTGAGCGCCGCGGCGCCGGGCTTCCACGACCGGCTGCGCTCCTGCTACGAGGAGACGGAGCCGGTACTGCGGCGCGCCTTCCGTCTGCTGGGGCTCGTGCCCGTGGGCCCCTTCGACACCCGGACCGCCGCCGCGGTCCTCGGGGAGGACGTGGCCAAGACCGGTGAGCTGCTGGACTCTCTGGTCAAGGCCCAGCTGCTGCGCCGGGTGGCGGGCGGCCCGGAGCACGGCACGCACCACCGGATGCATCCGCTGTGGCGGCTGCTGGCCCTGGAGTGCCTGGCCTCGGAGAGCCCGGCCGCGGAGGCGCGGGCGGCCACCGCCAGACTGGCGCGGGAGTTCACCGGGCAGCTGCGCGAGGCCGACGGCCACGCCGAACGGTGCGGGATACATCCGCTGGAGCTGTTCAGCCGGCGGCAGGACGGGCTGGTGGACGTCGTACGCCGGTGTCACGCGGCCGGCCTGTGGGCGCAGACGGTGGAACTCGCCGACGCCATGACCGGCTTCCTGGAGGCCCGGGCGGCCTGGGACACCTGGGAGGCCTGTCACGCCCTGGCGCTGGAGGCGGCACGCCAGCAGGAGGACCTCGCCGCCGAGGCCCGGCTGCTGCGGTCGCTGGGCGACCTGGCCTGGCAGCGGCGGCAGCTCACGGCGGCCGGCGAGTTCTACGAGCGGGCGCTGCTGACGGCCGACGCGGCGGCGGCGGCCACCGAACGCGGCCGGGCCCTGGTCGGCCTGGCCGACCTGCAGTTGGACGCGGGCGGGCTGGAGGAGGCCGCGGCGCTGCTGTCCCCCGCGCTCGACGCGGTGGCCGACGACCCCCGGGGCCGCTACGAGGCACACCGGGTGCTGGGCCTGCTGGCCCTGGAGAACGTCGGGGCGGACACGGCCGAGGCGCACTTCGCCGACTGCCTGGGCCTGGCGACGACCCTGCGCGACCCGCGCCTGGAGTCCTACGCGCAACGGTGGCTCGACCGGGTGCAGGGCCAGGGCCACCGGCCCGCGGGCTGGTCGGAGATACGGCCCGGGGTGTGGCGCCTGGCACCCTGCGCCAACTGA
- a CDS encoding TetR/AcrR family transcriptional regulator, translated as MSPTPEQRRAARHQLGTGSSAPAARRGPSGGRKKPITVDAIISTAFAIVEAEGYDALTMRRVAAALETGPSSLYAHVVNKEDLDELLIGRLCAGIDLPEPDPAAWRQQIAGVCTQLRDQYLRYPGISRAAFAAAPSNLDTLRVGEGMLAILLAGGIDPQTAAWALDSLSLYVNAYSLEVSLANSRIGRGDDGWVVSRDELLRRFAALPDTFPRTKRYAVELTAGTVHDRFDFTIGLMIDGLPGSR; from the coding sequence ATGTCACCGACTCCGGAGCAACGGCGCGCAGCCCGGCACCAGCTCGGCACCGGTTCGAGCGCGCCCGCGGCCCGGCGTGGACCGTCCGGCGGGCGCAAGAAGCCGATCACGGTCGACGCCATCATCAGCACCGCGTTCGCCATCGTGGAAGCGGAGGGGTACGACGCCCTGACGATGCGGCGGGTGGCCGCCGCGCTGGAGACGGGGCCGTCGTCGCTCTACGCCCACGTGGTCAACAAGGAGGACCTGGACGAGCTGCTCATCGGCCGGCTGTGCGCCGGGATCGACCTGCCCGAGCCGGACCCCGCCGCCTGGCGGCAGCAGATCGCCGGTGTCTGCACCCAGCTGCGCGACCAGTATCTGCGGTATCCGGGTATCTCCCGGGCGGCCTTCGCCGCCGCTCCGTCCAATCTGGACACGCTGCGTGTCGGCGAGGGCATGCTCGCCATCCTGCTCGCCGGGGGCATCGACCCGCAGACCGCCGCCTGGGCACTGGACTCGCTGTCGCTCTACGTCAACGCCTACAGCCTCGAGGTCTCCCTGGCGAACAGCCGGATCGGCCGCGGCGACGACGGCTGGGTCGTCAGCCGCGACGAACTGCTGCGCCGGTTCGCCGCGCTGCCCGACACCTTCCCCCGGACCAAGCGCTACGCCGTCGAGCTCACCGCCGGGACCGTCCACGACCGTTTCGACTTCACCATCGGCCTGATGATCGACGGGCTCCCGGGTTCACGGTGA
- a CDS encoding DUF5990 family protein: MRIRIDAVDLPGRTCPAPADAAFPVYRDIHVAVQRRDRPAELLDPQPGDARSATWTLPCTATVSPAGTDVQGPYVQDRLGRRFVYLSWGTVDESGVFTMFRRAKLMLDAVPAQVLADAAREGLLVGHLGLSDAHGNPLCARVEPPHITWTAGPAQPVGRNRHMRVPGATSA, translated from the coding sequence ATGCGCATCCGTATCGACGCCGTCGACCTGCCAGGCCGCACCTGCCCGGCCCCCGCCGACGCCGCCTTCCCCGTGTACCGCGACATCCATGTCGCCGTGCAACGCCGTGACCGTCCCGCCGAACTCCTCGACCCGCAGCCCGGTGACGCCCGGTCCGCGACATGGACCCTGCCGTGCACGGCGACCGTCTCGCCGGCCGGCACCGACGTCCAAGGCCCCTACGTACAGGACCGCCTGGGCCGCCGGTTCGTCTACCTGTCCTGGGGCACCGTCGACGAGTCGGGCGTCTTCACGATGTTCCGCCGCGCCAAGCTGATGCTCGACGCCGTGCCCGCGCAGGTGCTCGCCGACGCCGCGCGCGAAGGCCTCCTCGTCGGACACCTCGGCCTCAGCGACGCGCACGGCAACCCCTTGTGCGCACGTGTCGAACCTCCGCACATCACCTGGACCGCCGGCCCTGCCCAACCCGTCGGCCGGAACAGGCACATGAGGGTCCCCGGCGCCACGTCCGCATGA
- a CDS encoding maleylpyruvate isomerase family mycothiol-dependent enzyme produces MESVVGQDVGNALPEGLDAAIRETAREIAALLRRDTDMDVPVPGSRWSVGEAAAHLAQANELMAQLAAGQVRGYGDGTPQSLAAANERALAAFGERRAQPLAAMIEAQAEAYLKAWDAGAARGTLVTPLGPMGADVLGSYLLTHMLGHGYDLARALGRPHMIDRARVELTVPFLLTAMPRVTDTARAAGLSARYTIRLRGGTRFGVTVADGVVQVDPRPPARPDCTILTEPVTFLLMALGRRGQWSAIGRGGITVWGRRPWLAPRFPGLFEAP; encoded by the coding sequence GTGGAGTCGGTGGTCGGGCAGGACGTAGGGAACGCGCTGCCCGAGGGGCTGGACGCGGCCATCCGCGAAACCGCCCGGGAGATCGCCGCACTGCTGCGCCGGGACACGGACATGGATGTCCCGGTACCCGGGTCGCGGTGGAGCGTCGGGGAGGCGGCGGCGCATCTGGCGCAGGCCAACGAACTGATGGCACAGCTCGCGGCAGGGCAGGTACGCGGCTACGGGGACGGGACGCCGCAGAGTCTCGCCGCGGCCAACGAGCGGGCGCTCGCCGCGTTCGGCGAGCGGAGGGCGCAGCCGCTGGCCGCGATGATCGAGGCGCAGGCCGAGGCGTATCTGAAGGCGTGGGACGCGGGTGCCGCGCGGGGAACCCTCGTCACCCCGCTGGGCCCGATGGGCGCCGACGTGCTGGGGTCCTACCTGCTGACCCACATGCTGGGTCATGGATACGACCTCGCCCGCGCGCTGGGCCGTCCGCACATGATCGACCGTGCCCGGGTCGAGCTGACCGTGCCGTTCCTGCTCACCGCCATGCCGCGGGTGACGGACACCGCCCGTGCGGCCGGGCTGAGCGCCCGCTACACGATCCGGCTGCGGGGCGGCACCCGGTTCGGTGTGACGGTGGCCGACGGGGTCGTACAGGTCGATCCGCGGCCGCCGGCCCGGCCGGACTGCACCATCCTGACGGAGCCGGTCACCTTCCTGCTGATGGCGCTCGGCCGCCGTGGCCAGTGGAGCGCCATCGGGCGGGGCGGCATCACCGTCTGGGGGCGCAGGCCCTGGCTCGCTCCCCGCTTCCCCGGCCTGTTCGAGGCACCCTGA
- a CDS encoding LuxR C-terminal-related transcriptional regulator produces the protein MTTSITDVPLTNDRSTTSHPSAGHRYTYAARSVSAAGRRTYTAHLNPERRIVAAEPDFSRRFGRTSADTCGRSLYELLHPSSPSYLDRHFTRLSEGRCNRFDERMVGLGDSGRVFSAGITGIAVHDTTGGLAGIVVQVRPDQEATAAEEPAVHAPERLLSKLDAQVLEGVAAGASTVQLAARLYLSRQGVEYHVGLMLRKLKAPNRAALVARAHSLGMLTVGHWPPRVPPEFVK, from the coding sequence ATGACCACCAGCATCACGGATGTCCCGCTCACCAACGACCGGTCGACCACCTCGCACCCCTCGGCCGGACACCGGTACACCTACGCCGCCCGTTCGGTGTCGGCGGCCGGCCGACGCACCTACACCGCCCACCTCAATCCCGAACGGCGCATCGTCGCGGCCGAGCCCGACTTCTCCCGCCGGTTCGGACGTACCTCGGCCGACACCTGCGGCCGCAGCCTGTACGAGCTGCTCCACCCGAGTTCCCCGTCCTATCTGGACCGGCACTTCACACGTCTGTCGGAGGGGCGGTGCAACCGCTTCGACGAGCGGATGGTCGGCCTCGGTGACTCGGGCCGTGTGTTCTCCGCCGGGATCACCGGAATCGCGGTCCACGACACCACAGGTGGGCTCGCTGGCATCGTTGTCCAAGTCCGGCCCGACCAGGAGGCCACGGCCGCCGAGGAGCCGGCCGTGCACGCCCCGGAGCGGCTGCTGAGCAAGCTCGACGCGCAGGTCCTGGAGGGTGTCGCCGCCGGCGCCTCCACCGTGCAGCTCGCCGCGCGCCTCTACCTCAGCCGACAGGGCGTCGAGTACCACGTCGGGCTCATGCTGCGGAAGCTCAAGGCTCCCAACCGGGCCGCCCTCGTCGCCCGTGCCCACTCCCTGGGCATGCTGACGGTGGGTCACTGGCCCCCGCGTGTGCCCCCGGAGTTCGTCAAGTAG
- a CDS encoding DHA2 family efflux MFS transporter permease subunit, translating into MSIDQRSSEAPPTSTPPSRTAWLVLTVVVMADVMDLIDSSIATLAGPSIHADLGGGQSTVQWVLSAYTAAFALGLVTSGRLGDLLGRRRLFLLGMAGFTLTSLACGLAPDPVFLIVARTLQGLCGSVMIPQGLALVKVVFPPQHLRRALTPVGPLMGLTMVGGPILAGWLLHLNLFGSQWRSIFLVNVPLGVVAAVLARRVLPHRGGEDPAARLDLTGVGLLTAASALLIVPLIQGRDLGWPAWTYVMMGASAVLLALFVVSQRHSRHPVITPSLFRKRSFVVGLVIVAGFYASLSAFVLVINLLLQQGMHWTPLHTGLTLIPWALGTAVAVLLAGAVLAEKLGRASLHLGLAIAVIGLLALWWSLAHFGAGITVWKLAPALLLTGFGSGLVFVPLVDFIIGDATAEEVGTGAGLLNAVQQFAGAIGVAALGTVFFARAGHPSPSSCLAAAELVFAIAAGLNLLTLLLVGLLPQHAQRAHGQA; encoded by the coding sequence GTGTCCATTGACCAGCGCTCGTCCGAGGCGCCTCCCACCAGCACACCGCCGTCGCGCACCGCATGGCTCGTCCTGACCGTCGTGGTCATGGCCGACGTCATGGATCTGATCGACTCCAGCATCGCCACCCTCGCCGGCCCGTCCATCCACGCCGACCTCGGCGGCGGCCAGTCCACCGTCCAGTGGGTGCTGAGCGCCTACACCGCGGCCTTCGCGCTCGGCCTGGTCACCTCGGGACGGCTCGGGGACCTGCTCGGGCGCCGACGGCTCTTCCTGCTCGGCATGGCCGGCTTCACCCTGACCTCGCTGGCCTGCGGGCTCGCACCCGACCCGGTCTTCCTGATAGTCGCCCGCACCCTGCAGGGCCTGTGCGGGTCGGTGATGATCCCGCAGGGGCTGGCCCTGGTGAAGGTCGTCTTCCCGCCGCAGCACCTGCGCAGGGCGCTGACCCCGGTCGGCCCGCTGATGGGCCTGACCATGGTGGGCGGGCCCATCCTGGCCGGCTGGCTGCTCCACCTGAATCTGTTCGGCAGCCAGTGGCGCTCCATCTTCCTGGTCAACGTGCCGCTCGGCGTCGTCGCCGCCGTGCTCGCCCGCCGGGTCCTGCCCCACCGCGGCGGGGAGGACCCGGCCGCCCGCCTCGACCTCACCGGCGTCGGCCTGCTCACCGCGGCCTCGGCCCTGCTCATCGTCCCGCTCATCCAGGGACGCGACCTCGGCTGGCCCGCCTGGACCTACGTCATGATGGGCGCCTCGGCCGTCCTGCTCGCCCTGTTCGTCGTCTCCCAACGGCACAGCCGGCACCCGGTCATCACACCGTCGCTGTTCCGCAAGCGCAGCTTCGTCGTCGGCCTGGTGATCGTGGCCGGGTTCTACGCGTCACTGAGCGCGTTCGTCCTCGTCATCAACCTGCTGCTGCAGCAGGGCATGCACTGGACACCGCTGCACACCGGCCTCACGCTGATCCCCTGGGCCCTCGGCACGGCCGTCGCCGTCCTGCTCGCGGGCGCCGTGCTCGCCGAGAAGCTGGGACGCGCGAGCCTGCACCTGGGGCTGGCCATCGCCGTCATCGGCCTGCTGGCCCTGTGGTGGTCCCTCGCCCACTTCGGCGCCGGCATCACCGTCTGGAAGCTGGCGCCCGCGCTGCTGCTGACCGGCTTCGGTTCCGGGCTGGTGTTCGTCCCGCTGGTCGACTTCATCATCGGCGACGCCACCGCCGAGGAGGTCGGCACCGGCGCGGGCCTGCTCAACGCCGTCCAGCAGTTCGCCGGCGCCATCGGCGTCGCCGCCCTCGGCACGGTGTTCTTCGCCCGCGCCGGGCACCCGTCCCCGTCGTCCTGCCTCGCCGCCGCGGAACTGGTCTTCGCCATCGCCGCGGGCCTGAACCTCCTGACGCTGCTGCTGGTGGGCCTGCTGCCCCAGCACGCCCAGCGGGCGCACGGCCAGGCCTGA
- a CDS encoding AAA family ATPase, giving the protein MMLLHRDDECARLDKALRACSDGTAQLVLVEGAPGCGKTRFLQYAADLAADRGLTVLHAAADPGARREDHALLRRLAACLTGDLPRPAPAPDETAAGFATLLRAACANGPVLLCVDDLQHADRASLAELLRLTHTLHEAPLLTVLAQSPYHRTDGFGLHTELLRHQGFVRIPLARLDARGTAELARFWGTPVPADATASLHALSGGNPLLIRALLAETGTPAGRPEWPEPEPGGPFTEAFATCVQRCGPAARRLAAALAVLGPQADVQRAARLARLGTDAAARACSALDAAGLVTGARLRHPAAESAVLGMLSCEQRRSMHRNAARVLHHALAEPAVVAGQLLAAGTATHSWEIQALRDAARQEPFSPGDPDGAPTFLRLARSGCPDEPTRLRITLQLAAHTWRLHPAAAHHLLDEPQAALRAGRLPCADAGWLARLLAAQGRVEEADEVLGRAAGDVRPARDSVPSEPHAQCPVTHERPSAPVTRAATLWLSPGAREDVPAAERLLTDTPLAPATYESLARALRILVHHRPQRAVAWCGRLAEEISARDAPGWQAAFATAHAESLLRLGDLAGARREATRALEHLAGRGGPFLLAPLALLVQALTEQGEYATAALHLHPTLPGEPYSTVHALAFLRARGRYHLATGRPQAALEEFLEAGRTAARWATDQPEPLPWRTDAAEALLLLGRPGEAQALVADQLALPAAAGARVRGVTLRLSAATAEPRRRVELLAGAVDELRDYGDRLELARALADLGSALRLNGEGTRAGTITRRAWQLAGDCGAVPLRERIRPVDGPERAARPVRSRDTARLSGSEERVAALAAQGHTNREIAVKLFVSPSTVERHLTCVYRKLGIARRQDLPSDLRTRTFEQAGH; this is encoded by the coding sequence ATGATGCTCCTGCACCGCGACGACGAATGCGCACGACTCGACAAGGCTCTGCGCGCCTGCAGCGACGGCACCGCTCAACTGGTGCTGGTGGAAGGGGCGCCCGGCTGCGGCAAGACACGGTTCCTGCAGTACGCCGCCGACCTCGCCGCCGACCGCGGACTCACCGTGCTGCACGCCGCCGCCGACCCCGGCGCCCGCCGCGAGGACCACGCGCTGCTGCGCCGCCTCGCCGCCTGCCTCACCGGGGACCTGCCCCGGCCGGCCCCCGCACCCGACGAGACAGCCGCCGGCTTCGCCACCCTGCTGCGCGCCGCCTGCGCGAACGGCCCGGTGCTCCTGTGCGTCGACGACCTGCAGCACGCCGACCGCGCCTCCCTCGCCGAACTGCTGCGCCTCACCCACACCCTGCACGAGGCCCCCCTCCTGACGGTGCTCGCCCAGTCCCCGTACCACCGTACGGACGGCTTCGGACTGCACACCGAACTCCTGCGCCACCAGGGCTTCGTCCGTATCCCGCTGGCCCGCCTGGACGCCCGGGGCACCGCCGAACTGGCCCGCTTCTGGGGCACCCCGGTGCCCGCGGACGCCACCGCGTCACTGCACGCGCTCAGCGGCGGCAACCCCCTCCTGATACGGGCCCTGCTGGCCGAGACGGGCACCCCCGCCGGCCGGCCCGAGTGGCCCGAGCCCGAACCCGGCGGCCCCTTCACCGAGGCGTTCGCGACCTGTGTGCAACGCTGCGGCCCCGCCGCCCGCCGGCTGGCCGCCGCCCTCGCCGTCCTGGGCCCCCAGGCCGACGTGCAGCGCGCCGCCCGGCTCGCCCGGCTCGGCACCGACGCCGCCGCCCGCGCGTGCAGCGCCCTGGACGCCGCGGGCCTCGTCACCGGCGCCCGGCTGCGCCATCCCGCGGCCGAGTCCGCGGTGCTGGGCATGCTCTCCTGCGAACAGCGCCGGTCGATGCACCGCAACGCCGCCCGCGTCCTGCACCACGCGCTGGCCGAACCCGCCGTCGTGGCAGGGCAGTTACTCGCCGCCGGGACGGCCACGCACAGCTGGGAGATCCAGGCTCTGCGGGACGCGGCCCGGCAGGAACCGTTCTCGCCCGGCGACCCGGACGGCGCACCGACCTTTCTCCGGCTGGCCCGTTCCGGCTGCCCCGACGAACCCACCCGGCTGCGGATCACCCTGCAACTCGCCGCCCACACCTGGCGCCTGCACCCGGCCGCGGCCCACCACCTCCTCGACGAACCCCAGGCCGCCCTGCGCGCCGGACGACTGCCCTGCGCCGACGCGGGATGGCTGGCCCGGCTGCTGGCGGCCCAGGGCCGCGTCGAGGAGGCCGACGAGGTCCTGGGCCGGGCCGCCGGGGACGTCCGCCCGGCCCGCGACAGCGTGCCCAGCGAACCCCACGCCCAGTGCCCGGTCACCCACGAACGCCCCAGCGCACCGGTCACCCGCGCCGCCACGCTGTGGCTGAGCCCGGGTGCGCGCGAGGACGTACCGGCCGCCGAACGGCTGCTGACCGACACCCCACTGGCCCCGGCCACCTACGAGTCCCTGGCCCGGGCCCTGCGCATCCTGGTCCATCACCGGCCGCAGCGGGCCGTGGCCTGGTGCGGCCGGCTCGCCGAGGAGATCTCCGCCCGCGACGCTCCCGGCTGGCAGGCCGCCTTCGCCACCGCGCACGCCGAGTCCCTGCTGCGGCTCGGCGACCTCGCCGGTGCCCGGCGGGAGGCGACACGTGCCCTCGAGCACCTCGCCGGCCGCGGCGGCCCGTTCCTCCTCGCCCCGCTCGCCCTGCTGGTCCAGGCCCTCACCGAACAGGGCGAGTACGCCACGGCGGCCCTGCACCTGCACCCCACCCTGCCCGGCGAGCCGTACTCCACTGTGCACGCCCTCGCCTTCCTGCGCGCCCGCGGCCGCTACCACCTGGCCACCGGGCGCCCCCAGGCGGCCCTCGAGGAGTTCCTGGAGGCGGGCAGGACCGCGGCCCGCTGGGCGACCGACCAGCCCGAACCGCTGCCCTGGCGCACCGACGCGGCGGAGGCGCTGCTCCTGCTCGGGCGCCCCGGCGAGGCACAGGCCCTGGTCGCCGACCAGCTCGCCCTCCCGGCAGCCGCCGGGGCGCGGGTGCGCGGGGTGACACTGCGGCTCAGCGCGGCCACCGCCGAGCCCCGGCGCCGCGTCGAGCTGCTGGCCGGCGCGGTCGACGAGCTCCGCGACTACGGGGACCGCCTCGAACTCGCCCGCGCCCTGGCCGATCTGGGCAGCGCGCTGCGCCTGAACGGCGAGGGAACCCGGGCGGGGACGATCACCCGGCGGGCCTGGCAACTGGCGGGCGACTGCGGCGCGGTGCCGCTGCGCGAGCGGATACGGCCCGTCGACGGCCCGGAACGTGCCGCGCGTCCCGTCCGCAGCCGGGACACCGCCCGGCTGAGCGGTTCGGAGGAACGGGTGGCGGCCCTCGCCGCCCAGGGGCACACCAACCGGGAGATCGCGGTCAAGCTCTTCGTCAGCCCCAGCACGGTCGAGCGCCACCTCACCTGCGTCTACCGCAAACTCGGCATCGCGCGCCGCCAGGACCTGCCCTCGGACCTGCGCACCCGGACGTTCGAACAGGCCGGTCACTGA